One part of the Streptomyces nigra genome encodes these proteins:
- a CDS encoding isoprenyl transferase, giving the protein MAVSGFLGRRRREYRTPEPHPSGARPPKLPGELVPNHVAIVMDGNGRWAKERGLPRTEGHKVGAERVLDVLQGAIEMGVGAISLYAFSTENWKRSPDEVRFLMNFNRDFIRKTRDQLDELGVRVRWVGRMPKLWKSVARELEISQEQTKDNDKLTLYFCMNYGGRAEIADAAQALAEDVRAGRLDPAKVTEKTFARYLYYPDMPDVDLFLRPSGEQRTSNYLLWQSAYAEMVFQDVLWPDFDRRDLWRACLEYASRDRRFGGAIPNEELLAMEGRSEES; this is encoded by the coding sequence ATGGCCGTGAGTGGGTTCCTGGGGCGCCGGCGCCGTGAGTACAGGACGCCGGAGCCGCACCCGTCCGGTGCCCGCCCGCCCAAGCTCCCGGGCGAGCTGGTCCCGAACCATGTGGCGATCGTCATGGACGGCAACGGCCGCTGGGCCAAGGAGCGGGGCCTGCCGCGCACCGAGGGCCACAAGGTCGGCGCGGAGCGCGTGCTGGACGTCCTGCAGGGCGCGATCGAGATGGGCGTCGGCGCGATCTCGCTGTACGCCTTCTCCACCGAGAACTGGAAGCGCTCGCCCGACGAGGTGCGCTTCCTGATGAACTTCAACCGCGACTTCATCCGCAAGACCCGCGACCAGCTCGACGAGCTGGGGGTGCGGGTGCGGTGGGTCGGCCGGATGCCCAAGCTGTGGAAGTCGGTCGCCCGGGAGCTGGAGATCTCCCAGGAGCAGACCAAGGACAACGACAAGCTCACCCTGTACTTCTGCATGAACTACGGCGGGCGGGCCGAGATCGCGGACGCCGCGCAGGCGCTCGCCGAGGACGTGCGCGCCGGGCGGCTCGACCCGGCCAAGGTCACCGAGAAGACGTTCGCGAGGTACCTGTACTACCCGGACATGCCGGACGTCGACCTGTTCCTGCGGCCCAGCGGCGAGCAGCGCACCTCCAACTATCTGCTGTGGCAGAGCGCGTACGCCGAGATGGTCTTCCAGGACGTGCTGTGGCCGGACTTCGACCGGCGTGACCTGTGGCGCGCCTGCCTGGAGTACGCCTCCCGCGACCGCCGCTTCGGCGGCGCCATCCCGAACGAGGAGCTCCTGGCCATGGAGGGCCGCTCCGAGGAGAGCTGA
- a CDS encoding Fur family transcriptional regulator gives MTTAGPPVKGRATRQRAAVAAALDEVDEFRSAQDLHDMLKHKGDSVGLTTVYRTLQSLAEAGEVDVLRTSEGESVYRRCSSGEHHHHLVCRVCGKAVEVEGPAVEKWADAIAAEHGYVNVAHTVEIFGTCADCASANC, from the coding sequence GTGACGACGGCAGGACCGCCCGTGAAGGGCCGGGCCACCCGGCAGCGCGCCGCCGTGGCGGCGGCCCTCGACGAGGTCGACGAGTTCCGCAGCGCCCAGGACCTGCACGACATGCTCAAGCACAAGGGCGACTCGGTCGGGCTCACCACCGTCTACCGCACCCTGCAGTCCCTCGCCGAGGCCGGCGAGGTCGACGTCCTGCGCACCTCCGAGGGCGAGTCCGTCTACCGCCGCTGCTCCAGCGGCGAGCACCACCACCATCTGGTGTGCCGGGTCTGCGGCAAGGCCGTCGAGGTCGAGGGCCCTGCCGTGGAGAAGTGGGCGGACGCCATCGCGGCCGAGCACGGCTATGTGAACGTGGCGCACACGGTGGAGATCTTCGGCACCTGCGCCGACTGCGCATCCGCCAACTGCTGA